A genomic stretch from Acinonyx jubatus isolate Ajub_Pintada_27869175 chromosome E2, VMU_Ajub_asm_v1.0, whole genome shotgun sequence includes:
- the ANKRD11 gene encoding ankyrin repeat domain-containing protein 11 isoform X3, which translates to MPKGGCSRTPQHEDFSLSNDMVEKQTGKKDKDKVSLTKTPKLDRSDGGKEVRERATKRKLPFTVGANGEQKDSDTEKQGPERKRIKKEPVTRKAGLLFGMGLSGIRAGYPLSERQQVALLMQMTAEESANSPDTTPKHPSQSTVCQKGTPNSASKTKDKVNKRNERGETRLHRAAIRGDARRIKELIGEGADVNVKDFAGWTALHEACNRGYYDVAKQLLAAGAEVNTKGLDDDTPLHDAANNGHYKVVKLLLRYGGNPQQSNRKGETPLKVANSPTMVNLLLGKGTYTSSEESSTAESSEEEDAPSFAPSSSVDGNNTDSEFEKGLKHKAKNPEPQKTVTPVKDEYEFDEDDEQDRVPPVDDKHLLKKDYRKETKSNSFISIPKMEVKSYTKNNTIAPKKAAHRILSDTSDEEDVGVTVGTGEKLRLSAHTILPGNKTREPSNSKQQKEKNKVKKKRKKETKGKEVRFGKRNDKFCSSESESESSESGEDDGDSVGSSGCLKESPLVLKDPSLFGSLSASSTSSHGSSAAQKHNPGHADQHARPWRTDSWKSISSPAWSEASSLSDSTRTRLTSESDCPSEGSSVESLKPMRKKQEHRKRGGLQSTLSEKKNSFHASVDGAIPKLDKEGKVVKKHKTKHKHRNKEKGLCSVGQELKLKSFTYEYEDSKQRPEKAILLDGDVPSEGKLKALKHDRDHFRKEERLGKVKSEDREWLFKEEVVKVSKDEKALKRLKDVSRSFREEKDRGSKAEKEKLVKEKSPKEERLRLYKEERKKKSKDRPAKLEKKNDCKEDRIPKEKEKAFKEEKDKLKKEKVYREDSSAFDEYCNKSQFLENEDTKFSLSDDQQDRWFSDLSDSSFDFKGDDSWDSPVTDYRDVKSDPVARLILETVKEDSKEKKRESKGREKRDYGDRRSDRDAFFRKKDRDCLDKSSERRKEQADKHKGIPGCLPDKDKKRRESAEGGRDRKDALEAAKERKDGRPKPEEAHREEPKELAGEAGFKDRPDCDFGKGPEPWERLHAARDKEKKERGKLEKYKDKSGDRDKSEKSVLEKCQKDKEFDKCFKEKKDPKEKHKDKERKASLDQAKEKREKNFPGLLSEDFPEKKDEKKGKEKSWYIADIFTDESEDEKDEFAASGLRLGDAGDAPRADGPQDTDRHRKHSADRQHSEKQKDRELREKKKEKGAAEGAKDKKEKVLEKHKDKKDKEGADKYKDRKDRTSADPTQEKKNKQKPPEKLERKPSAEDKARSRHRERPDREHCRDRKVSRSSEAEKSLLERLEEEALHAYREDSNDKASEVSSDSFTDRGQEPGLSALLEVSFTEPPEEKVKERERHRHSSSSSKKSHDRERVRKDKCEKRDKSDDYKDTGSRKDPGQYDKDFSDADAYGIPYGAKADVEDELDKTIELFAAEKKDKNDSEREPSKKADKELKPYGCGAAGALKDKRRRERHRERWRDEREKHRDRHSDGPPRHHKDEQKPAARDKDNPPNALRDKSRDESLKLSETKPKEKFKENPEKEKGDSVKVGNGNEKPPAARDQGKRDARPREKLLGDGDLMMTSFERMLSQKDLEVEERHKRHKERMKQMEKMRHRSGDPKLKDRAKPAEDARKKGLDVPARRPLVPDPAPKDKRPKEPALAPPAADGKPPLGPAGDARDWLAGPHAKEALPASPRPDQGRPTGVPTPASVVSCPSYEEAMHTPRTPSCSADDYSDLIFDCADPQPVSSTSASACSPSFFDRFSVAASGISETASQTPTRPLCTSLYRSVSVDIRRTPEEEFSTGDKLFRQQSVPTASTYGSPGQRLEDKAPVPPGPAEKFACLSPGYYSPDYGIPSPKADALHCPPAAVVNVTPSPEGAFSGLQAKSPASHRDELLAPSMEGALPPDLGIPLDATEDQQATAAIIPPEPSYLEPLDEGPFSTVITEDPVEWAHPAASEQALSCSLMGGAPENPVSWPVGPDLLLKSPQRLPESPQHFCPTEALHPAAPGPFGAPEPPYPGSPDSYPLSATEPGLEGAKGDVVDTVPAAVPAPEEPAPFAPPSRLEPFFTNCKPLPDAPPDAAPEPACLATVTQVEALAPMESNFLENGHDLSALGQVEAVPWPDGFPNSEDDLDLGPFSLPELPLQAKDVSDVETEPVEETPLGPPENTPAGPPVVPNGGDVPAAAAEEQPALPPDQAAPRLPAEPEPEPPEEPKPDVMLETTVEAGVTSEGRVPPEDSDSSLGPAPPAPERHPAGSGDEEAEGRDPPAACHGTPDAAVVAAAAAAAADGSAQAHVEDGAGPLDGAGPEGPVGGIQPEASEPEPKPAVEAPKAPKVEEIPQRMTRNRAQMLANQSKQSSPPADKEPAPAPPPRAKGRCCEEDDPQAQHPRKRRFQRSGQQLQQQMNTSTQQTREVIQQTLAAIVDAIKLDDIEPYHSDRSNPYFEYLQIRKKIEEKRKILCYITPQAPQCYAEYVTYTGSYLLDGKPLSKLHIPVIAPPPSLAEPLKELFKQQEAVRGKLRLQHSIEREKLIVSCEQEILRVHCRAARTIANQAVPFSACTMLLDSEVYNMPLESQRPRLSPQGDENKSVRDRFNARQFISWLQDVDDKYDRMKVCGEQLLSPAGGQTSVGPHLEPSSKVTAHTHHHCSGRADQCSSQRAWVGARERLANVSPDAAAARGRGPERRAADGVAAEGPGAGPRRAQGAVCARGALLLRAHGRRQRRLRASAGLTPRGTATRDTGEGRTRLPGAAAESRQCRETLSLGRGRPGRDPALGPSPRELPREHEETAASGSAFQAAARAFQELQNGRIFYNFLFHSDQLKERKLRRPPLTDSDLRVGGRGRASGGLGFCGRAQGRPPAAEGHRAGTLGLCF; encoded by the exons GATAAAGATAAAGTTTCTCTGACCAAGACCCCAAAGCTGGACCGCAGcgatggagggaaggaggtgagggagcgAGCAACCAAGCGGAAGCTGCCCTTCACTGTGGGGGCCAATGGAGAGCAGAAGGACTCGGACACAG AGAAGCAGGGTCCTGAGCGCAAGAGGATTAAGAAGGAGCCCGTCACCCGGAAGGCCGGGCTGCTGTTTGGCATGGGGCTGTCTGGGATCCGAGCCGGCTACCCCCTCTCCGAGCGCCAGCAGGTGGCTCTCCTCATGCAGATGACTGCCGAGGAGTCCGCCAACAGCCCAG ACACGACACCAAAGCACCCCTCCCAGTCGACAGTGTGTCAGAAGGGGACGCCGAACTCCGCCtcgaaaaccaaagacaaagtgAACAAGCGGAACGAGCGCGGAGAGACCCGCCTGCACCGCGCGGCCATCCGCGGGGACGCCCGGCGCATCAAGGAGCTCATCGGCGAGGGCGCGGACGTCAACGTCAAGGACTTTGCAG GCTGGACAGCGCTGCACGAGGCGTGTAACCGGGGCTACTACGACGTCGCCAAGCAGCTGCTGGCCGCGGGGGCAGAGGTGAACACCAAGGGCCTAGACGACGACACCCCCCTGCACGACGCCGCGAACAACGGGCACTACAAG GTGGTGAAGCTGTTGTTGCGGTATGGCGGGAACCCTCAGCAAAGCAACAGAAAAGGCGAGACGCCGCTGAAGGTGGCCAACTCCCCGACCATGGTGAATCTCCTGTTGGGCAAGGGGACCTACACGTCCAGCGAGGAGAGCTCGACCG CAGAGAGCTCAGAGGAGGAAGACGCCCCATCGTTCGCACCTTCTAGTTCAGTTGACGGCAATAACACAGACTCTGAATTTGAAAAAGGCCTGAAGCACAAGGCTAAGAATCCAGAGCCCCAGAAAACTGTGACCCCCGTCAAGGATGAGTACGAGTTTGACGAGGACGACGAGCAGGACAGAGTCCCTCCGGTGGACGACAAACACTTACTGAAAAAGGattacagaaaagaaactaaatcaaatagttttatttctatacccaaaatggaagtgaaaagttACACTAAAAATAACACGATTGCACCAAAGAAGGCGGCTCATCGCATCCTGTCAGACACGTCAGACGAGGAGGACGTTGGTGTCACTGTGGGGACAGGAGAGAAGCTGAGGCTCTCGGCACACACGATACTGCCCGGCAACAAAACGCGGGAACCTTCCAATtccaagcagcagaaagagaaaaataaagtgaaaaagaagcGAAAGAAGGAGACAAAAGGCAAGGAAGTGCGGTTTGGCAAAAGGAATGACAAGTTCTGCTCCTCCGAGTCGGAGAGCGAGTCCTCGGAGAGCGGGGAGGACGACGGGGACTCGGTGGGGAGCTCTGGCTGCCTCAAGGAGTCCCCGCTGGTGCTGAAGGACCCGTCCCTGTTCGGCTCTCTGTCCGCCTCCTCCACCTCGTCTCACGGGAGCTCTGCCGCCCAGAAGCATAACCCCGGCCACGCGGACCAGCACGCCAGGCCCTGGCGGACGGACAGTTGGAAAAGCATCTCTTCTCCCGCCTGGTCAGAGGCCAGCTCTTTATCAGACTCCACAAGGACGAGACTGACGAGCGAGTCTGACTGCCCCTCCGAGGGCTCCAGCGTGGAGTCGCTGAAGCCCATGAGGAAGAAGCAGGAGCACAGGAAGCGGGGCGGCCTGCAGAGCACGCTGTCGGAGAAGAAGAACTCTTTCCACGCCAGCGTGGACGGCGCCATTCCCAAGCTGGACAAGGAGGGCAAGGTCgtcaagaaacacaaaacaaaacacaaacacagaaacaagGAGAAAGGGCTGTGCTCCGTCGGTCAGGAGCTCAAGTTGAAAAGTTTCACTTACGAGTATGAGGACTCCAAGCAGCGGCCGGAGAAGGCCATACTTCTGGACGGCGACGTTCCCAGTGAGGGCAAGCTGAAGGCCTTGAAGCACGACCGGGACCACTTCAGGAAGGAAGAGCGGCTCGGCAAGGTGAAGTCGGAAGACAGGGAATGGCTCTTCAAAGAGGAGGTGGTCAAGGTTTCCAAAGACGAGAAGGCCCTGAAGAGACTCAAAGATGTGAGCAGGTCTTTCCGAGAAGAGAAAGACCGTGGGagtaaagcagaaaaagagaaactggTGAAGGAAAAGTCTCCCAAAGAGGAACGACTGAGGCTctacaaagaggaaagaaagaaaaagtccaaAGACAGGCCCGCCAAGCTAGAGAAGAAGAATGATTGTAAGGAGGACAGGATTccaaaggagaaggagaaggctttcaaagaagaaaaagacaaactgaaaaaagaaaaagtctacaGGGAAGACTCTTCCGCTTTCGATGAATATTGTAACAAGAGTCAGTTTCTGGAGAACGAAGACACCAAATTCAGCCTTTCTGACGACCAGCAGGATCGGTGGTTCTCGGACTTGTCCGATTCGTCCTTTGATTTCAAAGGGGACGACAGTTGGGATTCTCCAGTGACAGACTACAGGGATGTTAAAAGTGACCCCGTGGCCAGACTGATCCTGGAGACCGTGAAGGAGGACAGCAAGGAAAAGAAGCGGGAGAGCAAGGGCCGTGAGAAGAGGGACTACGGGGACAGGCGCAGCGACAGGGACGCCTTCTTCCGGAAGAAGGACAGAGACTGTCTGGACAAGAGCTCcgagaggaggaaggagcaggcaGACAAGCATAAGGGCATCCCCGGCTGCCTTCCCGACAAGGACAAAAAGCGGAGGGAGTCCGCCGAGGGCGGGCGGGACAGGAAGGACGCCCTCGAGGCCGCCAAGGAGCGGAAGGATGGCAGGCCCAAGCCCGAGGAGGCCCACCGGGAGGAGCCGAAGGAGCTGGCTGGCGAGGCCGGCTTCAAGGACAGGCCCGACTGTGACTTTGGGAAGGGCCCCGAGCCCTGGGAGAGGCTCCATGCAGCAAGAgacaaggagaagaaggaaagggggaaattagagaaatacaaagataagtCCGGTGACAGAGATAAAAGCGAAAAGTCTGTCCTCGAGAAATGTCAGAAGGACAAGGAGTTTGATAAATGCTTTAAAGAGAAGAAGGATCCCAAGGAGAAGCATAAGGACAAGGAGAGAAAGGCGTCTCTTGACCAGgcgaaagaaaagagggagaagaattTCCCTGGACTTCTCTCCGAGGACTTCCCTGAAAAGAAAGACGAGAAGAAGGGTAAAGAGAAGAGCTGGTACATCGCCGACATATTCACAGACGAAAGCGAGGACGAGAAGGACGAGTTCGCGGCCAGCGGGCTCCGACTCGGGGACGCCGGGGACGCGCCGCGGGCGGACGGCCCCCAGGACACCGACCGGCACCGGAAGCACTCTGCCGACCGGCAGCACTCGGAGAAGCAGAAAGATCGAGAGCTccgagaaaagaaaaaggagaagggagcCGCGGAAGGGgcgaaagacaagaaagaaaaggtccTGGAGAAGCACAAGGACAAGAAGGACAAAGAGGGTGCGGACAAGTACAAGGACAGGAAGGACCGCACCTCGGCCGACCCCAcccaggaaaagaagaacaagcaGAAGCCTCCCGAGAAGCTGGAGCGGAAGCCCTCCGCAGAGGACAAGGCCAGGAGCAGGCACCGCGAGAGGCCGGACCGGGAGCACTGCCGGGACAGGAAGGTGTCGAGGAGCTCCGAGGCGGAGAAGAGCCTGctggagaggctggaggaggaggcccTGCACGCGTACCGGGAGGACTCCAACGACAAGGCCAGCGAGGTGTCCTCGGACAGCTTCACCGACCGCGGGCAGGAGCCCGGCCTGAGCGCCCTCCTAGAGGTGTCCTTCACGGAGCCCCCGGAGGAGAAGGtcaaggagagagaaaggcacagacaCTCTTCGTCCTCGTCCAAGAAAAGCCACGATCGGGAGAGAGTCCGGAAAGACAAGTGTGAGAAGAGAGACAAGAGCGACGATTACAAGGACACGGGCAGCAGGAAGGACCCCGGCCAGTACGACAAGGACTTCTCGGACGCCGACGCTTACGGGATCCCTTACGGCGCCAAAGCGGACGTAGAGGACGAGCTAGACAAAACCATCGAGTTGTTCGCCgctgaaaagaaagataaaaatgattcCGAGAGAGAGCCTTCCAAGAAAGCGGACAAGGAGCTGAAGCCTTATGGCTGTGGCGCCGCCGGTGCCCTCAAGGACAAGAGGCGGCGGGAGAGGCACCGCGAGAGGTGGCGGGACGAGCGGGAGAAGCACAGGGACAGGCACAGCGACGGGCCCCCGCGGCACCACAAGGACGAGCAGAAGCCCGCAGCCAGAGACAAGGACAACCCTCCAAACGCACTCAGAGACAAGTCCCGGGACGAGAGCCTGAAGCTCAGCGAGACCAAACCGAAGGAGAAGTTCAAGGAAAACCCGGAGAAGGAAAAGGGTGACTCGGTGAAGGTCGGCAACGGCAACGAGAAGCCGCCGGCAGCCAGAGACCAGGGCAAGAGAGATGCCCGGCCCAGAGAGAAGCTTCTGGGCGACGGCGACCTGATGATGACCAGCTTCGAGCGCATGCTGTCCCAGAAGGACCTGGAGGTCGAGGAGCGGCACAAGCGGCACAAGGAGAGGATGAAGCAGATGGAGAAGATGAGGCACCGGTCCGGAGACCCGAAGCTCAAGGACAGGGCGAAGCCCGCTGAGGACGCGCGCAAGAAGGGCCTGGACGTGCCCGCACGGAGGCCGCTGGTGCCGGACCCCGCCCCGAAGGACAAGAGGCCCAAGGAGCCCGCTCTGGCCCCGCCGGCCGCCGACGGCAAGCCCCCCCTGGGGCCGGCCGGGGACGCCAGGGACTGGCTGGCCGGGCCGCACGCGAAAGAGGCGCTGCCCGCCTCCCCGAGGCCGGACCAGGGCCGGCCCACCGGGGTCCCCACGCCCGCGTCCGTGGTGTCGTGCCCCAGCTACGAGGAGGCCATGCACACGCCCAGGACCCCGTCCTGCAGCGCGGACGACTACTCCGACCTCATTTTCGACTGCGCTGACCCCCAGCCCGTCTCCAGCACGTCCGCCAGCGCCTGCTCCCCCTCTTTTTTCGACAGGTTCTCTGTGGCAGCGAGTGGGATTTCGGAAACCGCGAGCCAGACGCCTACGAGGCCGCTGTGCACGAGCCTGTACCGTTCGGTGTCTGTCGATATCCGGAGGACCCCCGAGGAAGAATTCAGCACTGGGGACAAGCTGTTCAGACAGCAGAGCGTCCCCACCGCGTCCACTTATGGCTCGCCAGGGCAGCGCCTGGAGGACAAGGCCCCTGTGCCCCCAGGTCCTGCCGAGAAGTTCGCCTGCTTGTCCCCGGGGTACTACTCCCCGGACTATGgcatcccctcccccaaagcGGACGCTCTGCACTGCCCGCCTGCGGCTGTGGTCAATGTCACCCCCTCCCCAGAGGGTGCTTTCTCTGGTTTACAAGCGAAGTCCCCCGCTTCGCACAGAGATGAGCTGTTGGCCCCGTCCATGGAGGGGGCCCTTCCGCCTGACTTGGGCATCCCCCTGGATGCCACGGAGGACCAGCAGGCCACTGCCGCCATCATCCCCCCGGAGCCCAGCTACCTGGAGCCGCTGGACGAGGGCCCCTTCAGCACGGTCATCACAGAGGACCCCGTCGAGTGGGCGCACCCAGCTGCCTCGGAGCAGGCCCTGTCCTGCAGCCTGATGGGGGGCGCCCCCGAGAACCCCGTCAGCTGGCCTGTGGGGCCGGACCTCCTGCTTAAGTCCCCACAGCGCCTCCCAGAGTCCCCGCAGCATTTCTGCCCCACTGAGGCCCTCCACCCCGCTGCCCCGGGGCCGTTCGGCGCCCCAGAGCCCCcttacccaggctcccctgactCATACCCTCTGTCGGCCACCGAGCCTGGACTTGAGGGCGCCAAAGGCGACGTGGTGGACACAGTCCCGGCCGCTGTGCCCGCCCCAGAAGAACCAGccccctttgcccctccttcCAGGCTGGAGCCCTTTTTCACCAACTGCAAACCGCTCCCTGACGCGCCCCCCGACGCGGCCCCGGAGCCTGCGTGTTTGGCCACCGTGACTCAGGTGGAGGCTCTGGCGCCCATGGAGAGTAACTTCCTGGAAAATGGGCACGACCTGTCGGCCCTCGGCCAGGTGGAAGCGGTGCCCTGGCCTGATGGCTTCCCCAACTCCGAGGACGACTTAGACCTGGGGCCCTTCTCTCTGCCAGAGCTTCCTCTTCAAGCTAAAGACGTTTCTGATGTCGAAACGGAACCAGTAGAAGAGACTCCCCTTGGCCCTCCGGAAAACACCCCCGCGGGGCCCCCCGTAGTCCCGAATGGCGGGGATGTCCCTGCAGCGGCTGCCGAGGAACAGCCCGCACTGCCTCCCGACCAGGCGGCTCCCCGGCTCCCCGCCGAGCCCGAGCCGGAGCCCCCCGAGGAGCCCAAGCCGGATGTGATGTTGGAGACCACGGTAGAGGCAGGGGTCACGTCAGAGGGGAGGGTCCCCCCCGAGGACTCGGACTCCAGCCTGGGGCCCGCACCGCCAGCCCCGGAGCGGCATCCAGCGGGGAGCGGAGACGAGGAGGCCGAGGGCCGGGACCCCCCGGCCGCGTGCCACGGCACCCCCGACGCCGCTGTcgttgccgccgccgccgccgccgccgcggatGGCTCGGCACAGGCACACGTGGAGGACGGGGCCGGCCCGCTCGACGGGGCCGGCCCCGAGGGACCCGTGGGCGGCATCCAGCCCGAAGCTTCAGAACCAGAACCCAAACCCGCGGTCGAAGCCCCGAAGGCGCCCAAGGTGGAGGAGATCCCCCAGCGCATGACGAGGAACCGGGCTCAGATGCTGGCCAACCAGAGCAAGCAGAGCTCGCCGCCCGCCGACAAGgagcccgcccccgccccgcccccccgcgcCAAGGGCCGCTGCTGCGAGGAGGACGACCCCCAGGCCCAGCACCCGCGCAAGCGCCGCTTCCAGCGCTCCGgccagcagctgcagcagcagaTGAACACGTCCACGCAGCAGACGCGGGAGGTGATCCAGCAGACGCTGGCCGCCATCGTGGACGCCATCAAGCTGGATGACATCGAGCCATACCACAGCGACAGGTCCAACCCCTACTTCGAGTACTTGCAGATCAGGAAGAAGATCGAGGAGAAGCGGAAGATTCTCTGCTACATCACGCCGCAGGCGCCCCAGTGCTACGCCGAGTACGTCACCTACACGGGCTCCTACCTCCTGGACGGCAAGCCGCTCAGCAAGCTGCACATCCCCGTG ATcgcgccccctccctccctggcggAGCCCCTGAAAGAGCTGTTCAAGCAGCAGGAGGCCGTGAGGGGGAAGCTGCGGCTGCAGCACAGCATCGAGCGG GAAAAGCTCATAGTCTCCTGCGAGCAGGAGATCCTGCGGGTTCACTGCCGGGCAGCGAGAACCATCGCGAACCAGGCGGTGCCGTTCAGCGCCTGCACCATGCTGCTGGACTCCGAGGTCTACAACATGCCTCTGGAGAGTCAG CGTCCGCGCCTCTCCCCTCAGGGCGACGAGAACAAGTCCGTGCGCGACCGGTTCAATGCGCGCCAGTTCATCTCGTGGCTCCAGGACGTGGACGACAAGTACGACCGCATGAAG GTGTGCGGGGAGCAGCTCCTGTCACCAGCTGGCGGTCAGACCTCTGTGGGACCCCACCTTGAGCCCTCCTCAAAGGTCACAGCACACACCCATCACCACTGCTCTGGACGTGCTGACCAGTGCAGCAGCCAGAGAGCATGGGTGGGAGCTAGAGAAAGATTAGCAA ACGTGTCTCCTGATGCGGCAGCAGCACGAGGCCGCGGCCCTGAACGCCGTGCAGCGGATGGAGTGGCAGCTGAAGGCCCAGGAGCTGGACCCCGCCGGGCACAAGGCGCTGTGTGTGCACGAGGTGCCCTCCTTCTACGTGCCCATGGTCGACGTCAACGACGACTTCGTGCTTCTGCCGGCCTGACGCCCCGCGGGACGGCCACACGGGACACAGGCGAGGGCCGCACGCGTCTGCCCGGCGCCGCTGCCGAGTCCAGGCAGTGCAGGGAGACCTTGTCCCTCGGGCGGGGACGTCCAGGGAGAGACCCCGCACTTGGCCCCTCCCCCCGGGAGCTGCCGCGGGAGCACGAGGAGACGGCGGCCTCGGGGTCTGCTTTCCAGGCGGCTGCACGGGCATTTCAGGAGCTGCAGAACGGACGTATTTTTTACAATTTCCTGTTCCATTCTGAtcaactaaaagaaagaaaattaaggcgGCCACCCCTCACGGACAGTGACCTCCGGGTCGGAGGGCGGGGACGGGCTTCGGGCGGGCTGGGATTCTGTGGCCGCGCGCAGGGCCGCCCGCCCGCTGCGGAGGGACACAGAGCCGGGACTCTCGGGTTGTGTTTTTAA